A window of Halomicrobium zhouii genomic DNA:
TAACGACAATTACGACGACGATGCCACCGCTAGCGGGAGCCTCGAGGACGAATCAGTCGACGACCCGCGCCTTCGTGACGACGCCGGCACGGCGACCGGGGACGACGTCGCGCGCGCGACGGCGCAGTCCGACGACGAGATGGTGTACGCCGGCGGACGGGAGGCGGACGACGGCTGGCTCACCCGCGGGCTCGCGTGGGCGCTCCTGCTCACCGGACTCGCCCTCTTTCTCTTCCCGGAACCCGCGACGTCGATGCTCGGCATCGGTCTGATAGTCGCCGGTCTCGTCGTCTGGGTCGTCAGCGCCGCGTAATCCGTCCCCGCTACGCCTCGTCCGGCGACCACGACAGCGCCGCCGCCAGGTCGTGTTGCGGCGGCGAGCAGGCGAAGTTCCGGCAGGCGTACACGGTCGGCTCGCCGTCCCGCTGACTCCGGTCTGCCCAGATAGGCGGCGCCTCGTCCAGCCCCAGCGTCTCGAGCCACCCGTCGAGCCCGTCGGCCGTCGCGGGCCGCCAGGCCAGCAACCGGTCGGGGAGGTACGTCTCGGCGAGCGTCTCCCGCCACGATTCTGGCGCTTCGTCGGCCGCCAGGGTCAACTCCAGCGCGCCGCGAGAGTACTGGTCAGCCGCGAGGACGAGCGACGCGTGCTCCATCGGACTGGCCTCGATGCGGTTCGAGTGGGTCTCCAAGACGCGCTCGGCGACCGTCTCGAAGCGGTCGTCGGCGACGAAGTGGTCCGCCGAGAGCAGTAACTGGACCGCCACGCCCGCGCTCGACGGCGTGGACCGGTCGGTGAGCTCCTGGGGGCGCGCCACGAGCGACTCGCCGCTGGAGGGCGTGAAGTAGAGCGTCCCCGCGTCCTCGTCCCAGAACTCCCGCTCGATAGCGCGGGCCAGGTCGAGGGCGAATGCGAGGTGCTCGACGTCGCCCGTCGCCTGGAACAGGTCGAGCGCGCCGCGGCCGAGGAAGGCGTAGTCCTCCAGGTACCCCTGGATGCTGACGTCGTTGTCCTTGTACCGGCGGCTGAGCGACTGACTCTCCTCGTCCCAGAGCCGTTCGCGGACGAAAGCGAGCGCATTTGCCGCTGATTCGTCGTACTCGTCGTTCAGGACGATCGACCCCTCAGCGAACGCGGAGATCATCAGCCCGTTCCAGCCCGCGAGCACCTTCTCGTCCCGGGCTGGTCGGGGTCGCTCCTCGCGCGCGTCGAAAACCTGTTCCCGGGCGGTCTCCAGCGTCGATTCGACCTCACTCTCGTCCAGCCCGTACTCCTCGGCCAGGTCCTCGACGGACGCCGCGAGCGTCAGCACCGTCGACCCCTCGAAGTTGCCGCGTTCGGTGACGCCGAAGCGGTCGCAGAACAGGTCGGCGGCCATCTCGTCCGCCACCGCCTCGCGTACCTCCTCGGGAGTCCAGACGAAGAACGCGCCCTCCTCGTCCTCACCAGCTTCGTTTTCACTCTGGGCGTCCAGCGTACTGAAGAAGCCGCCATCGTCGTGGGTCAGTTCGCGCTCGACGAAGTCGAACGTTCGGCGGGGGACCTCGGCGTATCGCTCCTGGCCCGTCAATTGATAGCCGGCGAGGAACGCTCGCGGGATCTCGGCGTTGTCGTACAGCATCTTCTCGAAGTGGGGGACTACCCACTCGCGGTCGGTGCAGTAGCGGTGGAACCCGCCGCCGACGTGGTCGAACAGGCCCCCGCTGGCCATCGCGTCGAGCGTCTCCGTCGCGACCTCGCGATAGGACTCCTTTCCGATTCCGTTACGTTCGGACGCGCGCATGAGCGCGTGGAGTCGCCCTGGCTGTGGGAACTTGGGACCGCTGCCGCCCCCGCCCCAGCCACCGTACTCGCGATCGGCGCCCCGGACGGCGGTATCGGCGGCGAGTTCGAGCGCGCTTTCGTCGGGTGCGTCGCCGGGCTGGTCGGGCGTCGACGCCAGGTCGTTCTCGATGGCGGCGGTCCACTGCTCGGCACGCTCCACCATGTCCTCGCGCTGTTCGTCCCAGGAGTGCGCGATGCGTTCGAGCAGGTCGGGGAACGCCGGCATCCCGCGCTTCTCCTCGTTCGGGAAGTAGGTCCCGACGTAGAACGGCTTGCCCTCGGGCGTCAACCAGGCCGACAGCGGCCACCCGCCGTGGCCGGTCACCTGCTGGCAGATGCTCATGTACACCGAATCGAGGTCCGGGCGCTCCTCCCGGTCGACCTTGATCGGGACGAAGTGCTCGTTCAGCAGTTCGGCGACGTCCTCGTCGGCGAAGCTCTCGTCGGCCATGACGTGACACCAGTGACACGCCGAGTAGCCGATGGAGAGGAAGATGGGTTTCTCCTCCTCGCGGGCTTTCTCCAGGGCCGCATCGTCCCACGGCTGCCAGTTGACGGGGTTGTCCGCGTGCTGGCGCAGGTACGGGCTCTCCTCCTCGTCGAGTCTGTTCCGCGCCGTCGGTTCTGCGGCGTCGTCGGTCATACCACGACGTAGGCGAGCGACGCCTTTAGAAAGCCCGACTCGGGGACAGGAGAGCGCGAACGGCCCGGGTACGTCGTGGTTCGCACGTCACAGTCGCTGCGGAGAATTTATTTTCGGAAGCGTCGTTCTCGGATGTATGGCGGGCGCGGAGATATCAGAGCTGCTTATCAACGTGGTACTGCCCGCGTGTCTCGTCTCGTCCGTGCTGGGCGCCGTGACCGTCGTCTACCAGCGAACGATGCGGTTCGACGATCCGACTCCTCTTGCCGCAGCACTGCTCGCGCTTTGCGGGAAGTCGTCGCACGAGGACCGGTGGAAACTACGGCTGGCTGCCGAGTGGGGGGCGTTCTCTGCGACGACCAGCGTGGCTCTCGTTCTGATCGTGGTGACAGAGACCAATCTCTTCGACGGGATGATCCCATTGGTATTGATCGGTGGGCAGCTGTTGGCCGCAGTCGTCAGATTCCAATCTCGCACCACCGACCCCAGTACGTTCCCATGGCGCAGTCTAGCCGGTCAGACCGTCGTGTTGTACCTCTCCTGGCAATTTCTCTGGGCCGGGCTCTGGGCGGTGACCCTCCCTATCCACGGATCCGGCCTCGTTCACGCGGTACCGACACCGGGCCGACTCTCAATCCTACTCGTCCTTCCAGCGGGTGGCCTGTACCTCGTCACAGGATTCCTCGCCGTCGGAATGGTTGTGAACCGGTCCGCCGAATTACTACGTTTCCCGAACGAAGTGCTCGCGGCAACCGCATCGATAGCGGCGATAGCGGCATACGGTCTCCTGGGAACCGGCCTCGTCCCCTATCCCGCTTCCACCGCCGTCGACGACTGGTTTGCGATCGCTCTCGTCGTCGCGCTCCTCGCGATCGGACGGGTCGTCGTTTCCGGCGGTCATCAGTCGAAGGACGAATCGTCGGCGTCCGACCCCATTCGCCGCTGACGAACGATCACGATAGCGGGAACGGGTACTTCCCGAGACGTCGGCACCCCCTGTCTGCCGGTGCGTGGCGCGAAACTGCGGTGACCCGTGAGCCGAGTATCAGTTTCACTCTGTGGATAACATTTATCTAGCAGTTTACTAGATGTTCGCGACTTCACCTCCGAGATGTGGCGAATCGAGACCGTCGGGCATCTGACGTTCGTCGCATGTTACCAGAACAGTGAAGCGAGTTATCGCGGCGAAACTGTCGTCCAGCAGCCGTCGAGTCGCTGCCCGGTTCGTCACTCGATCCAGACGGTCTTCCGGTTGACGAACTCCTTCATTCCGATTTCGGAGAGTTCGCGGCCGTAGCCGGACTCTTTGACGCCGCCGAAGGGGACGCGTGGGTCGGACTTGGTGAGCTGGTTGACGTAGACGCAGCCGGCGTCGATTCGCCTCGCGATCCGTTCGCCGCGGTCGCGGTCCTCCGTCCAGACGCTCGCGCCCAGTCCGAACTCCGTCTCGTTCGCCTTCCTCACCGCGGCGTCGGCGTCCTCTACTTCGTACAGCGTCGCGACCGGGCCGAACAGCTCCTCGGTGTCCGCCGGACAGCCGGCCGGCACGTCGGTGAGGACCGTCGGTGGGTAGTACGCGCCGTCGCGGTCCATCGGCTCACCGCCAGTGACGACGTTCGCGCCGGCATCCACGCTCGCCTGGACCTGGTCGTCGAGGTCGTCCAGGAGGTCCTGGCGGGCCTGCGGACCGACGTCGGTGTCCTCGTCGAACGGGTCGCCGATGGTCAGCGACTCGAACTCGTCGACCAGCCGGTCGGTGTACTCGTCGTAAACGTCGGAGTGGACGATAAATCGCTTGGCAGCGATGCAGGACTGGCCGCCGTTCTGGTTCCGGGCCCAGGCGCCCGTCTCCGCGGCGGCTTCCAGGTCGGCGTCGTCGAGGACGACGAAGGGGTCACTGCCGCCGAGTTCGAGGACGGTCTTCTTCAGCTTGTCACCGGCGGCCGAGGCGACGGCGCGTCCCGCGGGGCCACTCCCCGTGAGCGTCGCGGCCCGGACCCGGTCGTCGGCGACGACGTCGTCGACGAGGTCGGAGGGCACCAGCAGCGACTGGAAGACGCCCTCGGGGTAGCCGGCGTCGCGGAGGATCTCCTCGATGGCCTCCGCACAGCCCGGGACGTTCGAGGCGTGTTTCAGGACCCCGACGTTGCCCGCGGTGATGTAGGGCGCGATGAAGCGAAAAACCTGCCAGAACGGGAAGTTCCACGGCATGACGGCGAGGACGATGCCCAGCGGTTCGTAGACTGTCTTCACCTCGGTGCCCGCCGGACTCGGGTAGTGTTCGTCTTCGAGGTAGGCGTGGGCGTTCTGGGCGTAGTGGTCACACGCCCAGGCGCACTTCTCGACCTCGGCGACGGCCTGGGTGACTGGTTTGCCCATCTCCTCGGTCATGAGTTCGGCGTACTCGCGCTTGTTCTCCCGGAGCACCTCCCCGGCAGACTCGATCAGTTCCTCCCGTTCGGCGAGGGGTCGGTCGCGCCAGTCTTGGAAGGCCCCCCAGCCGTCGTCGAGCGCCCGCTCGACGTCCGGCAGGTCCGCCTCCTCGTACGTGTCGATGCGTTCGCCGGTGGCCGGGTTGACAGCCTCCATACTGGTCTACGTGTCGGAGCCGGAGGACTTAGGTCTTCCCGTAAGTATACAGATTTCGTTTCTATCGTCCACAGAAACTTTTTGAAAGTGCGCGCCGTGGTACCACACACCGGTACCGGGACTATGTCACAGAAAATCTTCAGCGAGCGGGAGTACGATCGGCGCGTTGGCCGCGTGAAGGAGCGACTTCGTGAGGAGGGACTGGACGCCGTCGTCGTCGCGGACCCCGCCAACATGAACTACCTGACGGGGTACGACGGGTGGTCGTTCTACGTCCACCAGGCCGTCGTCGTCACCACCGAACGCGACGAACCGGTGTGGATCGGTCGGGAGATGGACGCCAACGGCGCGCGGGCGACGACGTCCCTGTCCGAGTCGAGCATCCGGTCCTACAGCGACGACCACGTCCACTCGCCCCACGACCTCCACCCGATGGACTACGTCGCCGGCGTCCTGGCGGAGTTCGACGTCGACGACGGCCGGGTCGGCCTCGAGATGGACGCCAGCTACTTCACCGCGAAGTCGTACACGCGGCTCACGTCGAACCTCCCGGAGGCCGACTTCGTCGACGCGACGCTGCTGGTCAACTGGGTCCGCGTGAAGAAGTCCGAACGGGAACTCGAGTACATGCGCCAGGCCGCCCGGATCTCAGAGAACGCCATGCGAGCGGGCCTCGACGCCGTCGAGGCGGGCGTCCCCGAGTACGAGGTGGCCGCCGAGATCTACGACGCGCTGATCCGGGGAACGGACGAGTACGGCGGCGACTACCCGGCGATCGTCCCGCTGATGCCCGCCGGCGAGCACACCGACACGCCCCACCTGACCTGGACCGACCGCGCGTTCGAGGACGGGGACCCGGTGATCATCGAACTCTCCGGCTGTCGCCACCGGTACCACTCGCCGCTCGCCCGGACGACGTTCGTCGGCGATCCGCCCGAGGAGATGCGACGGACCGCGGAAATCGTCGTCGAAGGGATCGACGCCGCGCTCGACGCCGCCGAACCGGGCGTCACCTGCGAGGCCGTCGAACAGGCCTGGCGCGAGACCATCGCCGCCCACGACATCGTGAAAGAGGACCGCATCGGCTACTCGATGGGGCTGGGCTACCCGCCGGACTGGGGCGAACACACCGCGAGCCTCCGCCCCGGCGACGAGACGGTGCTCGAAGAGGACATGACGTTCCACCTGATCCCGGGCATCTGGACGGGCGACGTCGGCGTCGAGATAAGCGAGACGTTCCACGTCACCGGCGACGGCGCCGAGACGCTGGCCGACTTCCCCCGGCGGCTCTTCTCGGCCTGACTGGCCGGAACTATGGCGTTTTCCAGCCACGGCCTCGATCCCGTGGCAACAGACTCAGTCCGTCGCCGGGTCGAGGACCACGTTTTCGAGGTCCCCTTCCCCGTCGAGCGCCGCGACGTTTTCGGCGACGATGTCCGCCAGTCGGTCCCAGTGTTTCGGCGTGTGCCCGCCCGTGTGGGGCGTGATGAGGCAGTTCTCCAGGTCCCACAGAGGATGGTCGTTCGGCAGCGGCTCCGGGTCGGTGACGTCGAGGGCGGCGCCCCTGATCGAGTTCGACTGCAGGGCCGTCACGAGCGCGTCGGTGTCGACAATGGCGCCGCGGGCGGCGTTGACGAGGACGGCGTTCGGGGGCAACGTCGCGAACTCCGATTCGCCGACGAGCCCCCTGGTGAGGTCGTTCAGCGGGCACGCGAGCACGACGTAGTCGCTGCGGGCGAACGCCGCGTGGATATCGTCCTCGTCGAAGCCCAGCACCTCGTCGGTCGGGCCGCCCTTCTCGGGGGTGTACCGGATACCGATAGTGTCCACGTCGAAGCCGTCGAGCCGGGTGGCTATCTCCTGGCCGATGGATCCCAGTCCGACGACGGTGACGGTCGATCCGGTGAACTCGTGGGACTGGAAGTGACGCCACTCATTGTTTTGCTTGCGTCGCCACCCCTCGTGGAGGTTACGGGCGAACACGAGCATATTCCCGATGGACTGTTCGGCGATACCGGGCGCGTGGATACCCCCCGCGTTCGTGACCGTGACGCCGTGGTCGGCGAGGGCGTCCCTGGGCAGGTGGTCCGTCCCGGCGAACGTGCAGGCGAACAGTTCGAGGCGCTCGGCGGCGTCGAGGAGGTCTGCATCGATCGTTATCCCGGTCACGACTCTCGCCTGGGCCACGAGTTCGCGTTCCTCGCGAGGCGTCCGGGCGTGTGCGGTCGTGAGGTCCGGAAGCCGCTCCCGGAGGGTCTCGGCGTACGATTCCATCGACAGGCCTTCCGTCCCCTCGCGGAGGACGACGACGTCCGGTGGAGTCATGTGCGCGTCGACGGACAATCGGCCGCCATCGACTTATCCTTTAGCGTACTCGACGTAAACGTAAACTGTGTATTTATTGCGATGGGGCGTGATAGCTACCCCCATGAGCGAACCGATCCGGGACCGCCTCGTCTCGCTGCGTCGGAGCTTCCACCGGTATCCGGAGCCGGGGTGGCGAGAGTTCCACACGACCGCCAGGCTGGTCGAGGAGATCCGGGCAATCGGCGTCGACGAACTGGCGGTCGGCCCCGACGCGTACGACCCGGCCGACCGAATGGCCGTTCTCGACGACGAGGTCATCGAACCGTGGTTCGACCGCGCGCGTGAACGCGGCACGGACGCAGACCTCCTCGACCAGATGGCCGGCGGCAACACTGGCGCGGTGGCCGTCGTCGACCGCGGTGACGGGCCGTCTATCGGCCTCCGGGTGGACATCGACGGGCTGTTCGTCGAGGAGTCGACCGACGAGAGCCACGTCCCTGCCGACGAGGGGTTCCGGTCGGAGGGGGACGGCACGATGCACGCCTGCGGGCACGACGCGCACATGACGTGGGGGCTCGCCGTCCTCGACGCAATCGCGTCTAGCGACTTCGCCGGACGACTGGTGGTGTTCTTCCAGCCCGCCGAGGAACTCGGCGGCGGCGCCCACGCGATGGCCGAGAGCGAGTACGTCGCCGGCCTGGACTACCTGCTGGCGGCCCACGTGGGGCTGGACCACCCGACAGGGGAAGTCGTCGCCGGCATCGAGAAACCGCTGGCGATGGCCCACGTCGACGTAACCATCGAGGGTACCTCCGCACACGCCGGGAAAGCGCCCAACGAGGGCGACAACGCGATGCACGCGATGGGGACGGCCATCGAGAACGCCTACGGCATCCCCCGACACGGCGACGGGATGACGCGCGTCAACGTCGGCCGCGCCGAGGCGGGGACGGCGAGCAACGTCGTCGCCGAACGGGCCCTCATGGAGGCCGAGGTCCGCGGGGAGACGACCGAACTGATGGAGTACGTGAAGACGAGACTCGAACGGGTGAGCCGGAGCGCCGCCAGGATGCACGGCTGTGAGGCGGAGTTCGACGTGATCAGCGAGTGCCCCCGGGCCGACAGCGACCCGGAGCTCGTGGACGTCGTCGCGGCCGTCGCTGGAGGCGTGCCGGGCGTCGACCGCGTCGTCCCGACCGCGGAGTTCGGTGCGAGCGAGGACGCGACCTTCCTCATGGAGTGCGTCCAGGAGGACGGCGGACTCGCCTCGTACCTGATCGTCGGGACCGACCACCCGACGAGCCACCACACGCCGACGTTCGACGTCGACGAACGAAGCCTCGAACACGGTGTCGACGTGCTCGTCGAGTCGATTCGGGAACTCGAGCGCCGTCACCCGCTGCCACGGGGAGGCGAGGACCAGTGAGCGACCGACCAGAAAGCGACCGACCAGAAAGCGACCAATCACCGGGCGAGCGACCTGTGACCGTCGCCGACGTCGAGGAAGCCCAGGAGCGTCTCGCCGGGGTCGTCCACCGGACGCCGCTGGACACGTCCCGGACGTTCGCCGAGCTATCCGGGGCGGCCTCGGTCGGACTCAAACTGGAGAACGTCCAGCGGACGGGGTCGTTCAAGATTCGCGGAGCATACAACGCGATGAGCCAGCTGTCCCGGGAACGGCGGGAACGCGGCGTCGTCACGGCCAGCGCGGGCAACCACGCCCAGGGCGTCGCCCTCGCTGGAGACCTGCTGGACGTCGACGTGACCGTCGTCGTCCCCGAGATAACCCCGGCCGCGAAAATCGCGGCCACCCGCGAATACGGCGCCGACGTCGTCGTCGAGGGCGACATCTACGAACGATCCTACGAGTACGCCCGCGAGCACGCCGCCGAGACCGGCGAGACGTTCGTCCACCCGTTCGACGACGAGGCCGTCATCGCCGGGCAGGGGACCGTCGGCCTGGAGTTGCTGGACCAGTTCCCCGGCCTCGACACTGTCTTCGTCGCTATCGGCGGCGGCGGGCTGATATCCGGTGTCGGGACAGCGGTGAAGGCCCACGACCCG
This region includes:
- a CDS encoding D-2-hydroxyacid dehydrogenase, which encodes MTPPDVVVLREGTEGLSMESYAETLRERLPDLTTAHARTPREERELVAQARVVTGITIDADLLDAAERLELFACTFAGTDHLPRDALADHGVTVTNAGGIHAPGIAEQSIGNMLVFARNLHEGWRRKQNNEWRHFQSHEFTGSTVTVVGLGSIGQEIATRLDGFDVDTIGIRYTPEKGGPTDEVLGFDEDDIHAAFARSDYVVLACPLNDLTRGLVGESEFATLPPNAVLVNAARGAIVDTDALVTALQSNSIRGAALDVTDPEPLPNDHPLWDLENCLITPHTGGHTPKHWDRLADIVAENVAALDGEGDLENVVLDPATD
- a CDS encoding amidohydrolase — encoded protein: MSEPIRDRLVSLRRSFHRYPEPGWREFHTTARLVEEIRAIGVDELAVGPDAYDPADRMAVLDDEVIEPWFDRARERGTDADLLDQMAGGNTGAVAVVDRGDGPSIGLRVDIDGLFVEESTDESHVPADEGFRSEGDGTMHACGHDAHMTWGLAVLDAIASSDFAGRLVVFFQPAEELGGGAHAMAESEYVAGLDYLLAAHVGLDHPTGEVVAGIEKPLAMAHVDVTIEGTSAHAGKAPNEGDNAMHAMGTAIENAYGIPRHGDGMTRVNVGRAEAGTASNVVAERALMEAEVRGETTELMEYVKTRLERVSRSAARMHGCEAEFDVISECPRADSDPELVDVVAAVAGGVPGVDRVVPTAEFGASEDATFLMECVQEDGGLASYLIVGTDHPTSHHTPTFDVDERSLEHGVDVLVESIRELERRHPLPRGGEDQ
- a CDS encoding thioredoxin domain-containing protein, translating into MTDDAAEPTARNRLDEEESPYLRQHADNPVNWQPWDDAALEKAREEEKPIFLSIGYSACHWCHVMADESFADEDVAELLNEHFVPIKVDREERPDLDSVYMSICQQVTGHGGWPLSAWLTPEGKPFYVGTYFPNEEKRGMPAFPDLLERIAHSWDEQREDMVERAEQWTAAIENDLASTPDQPGDAPDESALELAADTAVRGADREYGGWGGGGSGPKFPQPGRLHALMRASERNGIGKESYREVATETLDAMASGGLFDHVGGGFHRYCTDREWVVPHFEKMLYDNAEIPRAFLAGYQLTGQERYAEVPRRTFDFVERELTHDDGGFFSTLDAQSENEAGEDEEGAFFVWTPEEVREAVADEMAADLFCDRFGVTERGNFEGSTVLTLAASVEDLAEEYGLDESEVESTLETAREQVFDAREERPRPARDEKVLAGWNGLMISAFAEGSIVLNDEYDESAANALAFVRERLWDEESQSLSRRYKDNDVSIQGYLEDYAFLGRGALDLFQATGDVEHLAFALDLARAIEREFWDEDAGTLYFTPSSGESLVARPQELTDRSTPSSAGVAVQLLLSADHFVADDRFETVAERVLETHSNRIEASPMEHASLVLAADQYSRGALELTLAADEAPESWRETLAETYLPDRLLAWRPATADGLDGWLETLGLDEAPPIWADRSQRDGEPTVYACRNFACSPPQHDLAAALSWSPDEA
- the ilvA gene encoding threonine ammonia-lyase, with translation MSDRPESDRPESDQSPGERPVTVADVEEAQERLAGVVHRTPLDTSRTFAELSGAASVGLKLENVQRTGSFKIRGAYNAMSQLSRERRERGVVTASAGNHAQGVALAGDLLDVDVTVVVPEITPAAKIAATREYGADVVVEGDIYERSYEYAREHAAETGETFVHPFDDEAVIAGQGTVGLELLDQFPGLDTVFVAIGGGGLISGVGTAVKAHDPAIRVVGVQPEGAFHAKPSLDAGEIHELDDVDTVADGIADTRLLETTFSVAREVVDDVVSVTDLEIATAVTLLAERAKTVAESAGAAPLAGLLSAEADVAGDDVGVVVSGGNVDLTEHAALTRIGLHELGRYADARLALDGWPATLADVVGVIESQGAELDHVNRARPSGDDQPNRTPVAIGVEGSGADHLRGVLAELASLDGASVVEHSLE
- a CDS encoding NAD-dependent succinate-semialdehyde dehydrogenase, translating into MEAVNPATGERIDTYEEADLPDVERALDDGWGAFQDWRDRPLAEREELIESAGEVLRENKREYAELMTEEMGKPVTQAVAEVEKCAWACDHYAQNAHAYLEDEHYPSPAGTEVKTVYEPLGIVLAVMPWNFPFWQVFRFIAPYITAGNVGVLKHASNVPGCAEAIEEILRDAGYPEGVFQSLLVPSDLVDDVVADDRVRAATLTGSGPAGRAVASAAGDKLKKTVLELGGSDPFVVLDDADLEAAAETGAWARNQNGGQSCIAAKRFIVHSDVYDEYTDRLVDEFESLTIGDPFDEDTDVGPQARQDLLDDLDDQVQASVDAGANVVTGGEPMDRDGAYYPPTVLTDVPAGCPADTEELFGPVATLYEVEDADAAVRKANETEFGLGASVWTEDRDRGERIARRIDAGCVYVNQLTKSDPRVPFGGVKESGYGRELSEIGMKEFVNRKTVWIE
- a CDS encoding M24 family metallopeptidase gives rise to the protein MSQKIFSEREYDRRVGRVKERLREEGLDAVVVADPANMNYLTGYDGWSFYVHQAVVVTTERDEPVWIGREMDANGARATTSLSESSIRSYSDDHVHSPHDLHPMDYVAGVLAEFDVDDGRVGLEMDASYFTAKSYTRLTSNLPEADFVDATLLVNWVRVKKSERELEYMRQAARISENAMRAGLDAVEAGVPEYEVAAEIYDALIRGTDEYGGDYPAIVPLMPAGEHTDTPHLTWTDRAFEDGDPVIIELSGCRHRYHSPLARTTFVGDPPEEMRRTAEIVVEGIDAALDAAEPGVTCEAVEQAWRETIAAHDIVKEDRIGYSMGLGYPPDWGEHTASLRPGDETVLEEDMTFHLIPGIWTGDVGVEISETFHVTGDGAETLADFPRRLFSA